The window ATTTTAATTTCTGCTGTTTCCTCCGGGATCACATAGGGGACAAAGACGATTTTATCTTCCAATCGAGCCAGTCCTTTTCCTTTTGCGACCAGTTTTTCAATTTTGACTTGACGGTTTTCGCCGGTTCTCATGCGATATTTGTCCTCTTTTCTACTTCAATTCCAAGCAATTTCATTTTTCGATAAAGGTGGGTCCGCTCGAGGCGAAGCTTTTCGGCGGTCTTGGTGATGTTCCAATCATTTGAAATGAGGTGGTCCAAAATATATTTTTTTTCAAATTGGGATCTTGCTTCTTTGAGGGACCAGGTCTGTTTTTCAGGAGAAACGGCAAACAATTCAGGTATGGCTGGATTTCCCGTCAAAACTAAAAGATTATTTTCCGTAATGACGGACTGAGGAGACATGATCATCACCCTTTCGATAAAATTTCGGAGTTCCCGAATATTCCCTTTCCAGTCCATCGTCGTCAGATATTGAACGGCTCCGGCGGTAAATGTTTTGGGTTTTATGCCCTCCTGATTCAAAATATCCTCAAGGAAATAGTCAACCAGCTCGGGAATATCCTCCGTGCGTTCCCTCAAAGGGGGCACATGAATCGGCAAGACGTTAAGCCTGTAATAGAGGTCTTCCCTGAAATTCCCCTTTTTTATTTCGTCTGTTAAAACTTTATTAGATGCCGAAATTAAACGGACATCAATCGAAAGGGTTTTCGTTCCTCCCACCCTCTGAAAACGCTGTTCCTGGATAATTCTCAATACTTTGGCTTGAGTCGAGAGACTCATATCTCCAATTTCATCGAGAAAAAGGGTGCCCTGGTCCGCCAGCTCAAAACTCCCCTTTTTAGTAGAAGTCGCACCCGTAAAGCCTCCTTTTTCATAGCCGAACAACTCGCTTTCAATCAACGTATCCGGAATAGCGGCGCAGTTCAATTCAATGAACGGATGGGACGCCCTGACCGATTGTCCATGGATGGCCCGCGCGACAAGCTCTTTCCCTGTGCCATTTTCGCCTGAAATCAAAACCCGGCTTTGTGATGGCGCGGCCATTTGGATCTGCTCCCGCAGCCTTTTCATGGCGGGGCTCGAACCGACGAGACGCCATTTTTTTTCGATTTGATTTCGCAGATGAAAATTCTCCTGCTCAAGGGTCTGCTCGTTGAGCGCATGCCTGATCAGTAGAATAACCTTTTCCAAAGAAAGCGGTTTTTCTATAAAATCATAGGCTCCCAGTTTAATGGCCTTTACTGCGGACTCAATGGACCCATGTCCTGACATCATGACTACCGTTTGCCGGGGAGAGATTTCCTTGAGTTTTTGAAGCGTTTCAATTCCATCCATGTCAGGCATCCAGATATCGAGGAGGATCAAATGAGGCGGGGCTGTTTGAACAACCTGAATGGCTTCCCGGCCGCTCGATTTGGTGGTCACCTGATAACCCTCGTCTGTCAAAATACCTGAGAGCGTTTTTAATATACCTTCTTCATCATCTACGATCAGAAT of the Nitrospirota bacterium genome contains:
- a CDS encoding sigma-54-dependent Fis family transcriptional regulator, coding for MSADILIVDDEEGILKTLSGILTDEGYQVTTKSSGREAIQVVQTAPPHLILLDIWMPDMDGIETLQKLKEISPRQTVVMMSGHGSIESAVKAIKLGAYDFIEKPLSLEKVILLIRHALNEQTLEQENFHLRNQIEKKWRLVGSSPAMKRLREQIQMAAPSQSRVLISGENGTGKELVARAIHGQSVRASHPFIELNCAAIPDTLIESELFGYEKGGFTGATSTKKGSFELADQGTLFLDEIGDMSLSTQAKVLRIIQEQRFQRVGGTKTLSIDVRLISASNKVLTDEIKKGNFREDLYYRLNVLPIHVPPLRERTEDIPELVDYFLEDILNQEGIKPKTFTAGAVQYLTTMDWKGNIRELRNFIERVMIMSPQSVITENNLLVLTGNPAIPELFAVSPEKQTWSLKEARSQFEKKYILDHLISNDWNITKTAEKLRLERTHLYRKMKLLGIEVEKRTNIA